A single window of Mycobacterium sp. ITM-2016-00318 DNA harbors:
- the gmk gene encoding guanylate kinase yields the protein MSEGGGPDTHKAPVVVLSGPSAVGKSTVVRCLRERIPELHFSVSVTTRAPRPGEVDGLDYSFISPERFQQLIDDGQLLEWAEIHGGLHRSGTPAEPIRTATSAGHPVLIEVDLAGARAVKKAMPEALTVFLAPPSWEALESRLTGRGTETPEVMNRRLATARAELAAQHDFDRIVVNSQLESACAELVSLLVVPR from the coding sequence GTGAGCGAAGGCGGAGGACCGGACACGCACAAGGCCCCGGTCGTAGTGTTGTCCGGTCCGTCTGCCGTCGGGAAGTCGACAGTCGTGCGTTGTCTGCGCGAACGCATACCCGAACTGCATTTCAGCGTTTCTGTGACCACAAGGGCCCCGCGTCCCGGTGAGGTCGACGGCCTGGACTATTCGTTCATCTCGCCCGAGCGCTTCCAGCAGCTGATCGACGACGGCCAACTCCTCGAGTGGGCCGAGATTCACGGCGGGTTGCACCGGTCCGGAACACCCGCCGAACCGATTCGGACCGCAACATCGGCGGGTCATCCCGTGCTCATCGAAGTCGACCTGGCGGGCGCCCGCGCCGTCAAAAAGGCGATGCCAGAGGCGCTGACGGTCTTTCTCGCCCCGCCGAGCTGGGAGGCGCTCGAGAGCAGGTTGACCGGCAGGGGCACCGAGACGCCCGAGGTGATGAACCGCAGGCTGGCGACGGCTCGAGCCGAACTGGCCGCCCAACACGACTTCGACCGCATCGTCGTGAACAGTCAATTGGAGTCAGCCTGCGCTGAATTGGTATCCTTGCTGGTGGTCCCCAGATAG
- the coaBC gene encoding bifunctional phosphopantothenoylcysteine decarboxylase/phosphopantothenate--cysteine ligase CoaBC, with product MDRKRIIVGVSGGIAAYKACTVVRQLTEAGHVVRVVPTESALRFVGAATFEALSGNPVHTGVWDDVHEVPHVRIGQEADLVVVAPATADLLARAVAGRADDLLTATLLTARCPVLYAPAMHTEMWFHPATVDNVATLRSRGAVVLEPARGRLTGADSGAGRLPEAEEITTLAQLLIERGDALPYDLAGVKVLVSAGGTREPLDPVRFIGNRSSGKQGYAMARVAAQRGADVTLIAGNTAGLIDPAGVEVVHIGSAAQLKDAVSKHAPDAHVLVMAAAVADFRPAHFETNKIKKGASEPTAIELARTDDVLAGAVRARTDGQLPNMRAIVGFAAETGDANGDVLFHARAKLARKGCDLLVVNAVGENRAFEVDSNQGWLLAADGTEAALEHGSKTLMASRIVDAIAAFLHNGGG from the coding sequence GTGGACCGCAAGCGGATCATCGTCGGCGTATCCGGAGGCATCGCCGCCTACAAGGCGTGCACGGTGGTCCGTCAGCTCACCGAGGCCGGCCACGTCGTCCGGGTCGTTCCGACCGAATCCGCACTGCGCTTCGTCGGCGCGGCGACCTTCGAGGCGCTGTCCGGCAATCCTGTTCACACCGGCGTCTGGGATGACGTTCACGAGGTGCCGCATGTCCGGATCGGGCAGGAGGCCGACCTGGTCGTCGTCGCCCCCGCTACCGCGGATCTGCTCGCCAGGGCAGTCGCAGGCCGCGCCGACGACCTGCTGACCGCGACCCTTCTGACCGCGCGGTGTCCGGTGCTGTACGCACCCGCAATGCACACCGAGATGTGGTTTCATCCCGCAACCGTCGACAACGTGGCCACGCTGCGCAGCCGCGGCGCGGTCGTGCTCGAACCGGCCCGCGGGCGGCTCACGGGGGCCGACAGCGGCGCGGGACGCCTTCCCGAGGCCGAGGAGATCACCACACTGGCCCAGCTGCTCATCGAACGCGGTGACGCGCTGCCTTACGACCTCGCGGGGGTCAAGGTTCTGGTGTCGGCCGGCGGTACCCGCGAACCCCTCGATCCGGTGCGGTTCATCGGCAACCGGTCGTCGGGCAAGCAGGGCTACGCAATGGCCCGCGTGGCCGCACAGCGCGGCGCCGACGTCACGCTGATCGCCGGCAACACCGCGGGGCTCATCGATCCCGCCGGCGTCGAGGTGGTCCACATCGGGTCGGCCGCTCAGCTCAAGGACGCGGTGTCCAAGCACGCGCCCGATGCGCACGTGCTCGTGATGGCCGCGGCGGTCGCCGACTTCCGGCCCGCGCACTTCGAGACCAACAAGATCAAGAAGGGCGCCTCCGAACCCACCGCGATCGAGCTCGCGCGCACCGATGACGTGCTGGCGGGTGCGGTGCGGGCACGCACCGACGGTCAGCTGCCCAATATGCGTGCGATCGTCGGGTTCGCCGCCGAGACCGGCGACGCGAACGGCGACGTGCTGTTCCACGCCCGCGCCAAGCTGGCCCGCAAGGGTTGCGATCTGCTCGTCGTCAATGCCGTCGGCGAGAACCGCGCATTCGAGGTGGACAGCAACCAAGGCTGGCTGCTGGCGGCCGACGGAACCGAGGCCGCGCTGGAGCACGGTTCGAAAACTCTGATGGCCAGCCGTATCGTGGACGCGATTGCGGCTTTCCTGCACAACGGCGGCGGGTGA
- the carB gene encoding carbamoyl-phosphate synthase large subunit has product MPRRTDLNHVLVIGSGPILIGQAAEFDYSGTQACRVLRAEGLQVTLINSNPATIMTDPEYADNTYIEPITPAFVERVIAQQAERGNKIDALLATLGGQTALNTAVALYDNGVLDRYNVEMIGADFEAIQRGEDRQRFKDIVAKVGGESARSRVCFTMEEVRETVGELGLPVVVRPSFTMGGLGSGMAYSAEDVDRMAGDGLAASPSANVLIEESIYGWKEFELELMRDHHDNVVVVCSIENFDPMGVHTGDSVTVAPAMTLTDREYQRMRDLGIAILREVGVDTGGCNIQFAINPEDGRLIVIEMNPRVSRSSALASKATGFPIAKIAAKLAIGYTLDEILNDITKETPACFEPTLDYVVVKAPRFAFEKFPGADPTLTTTMKSVGEAMSLGRNFIEALGKVMRSLETGRAGFWTGADPEGSVEEVLERLKTPTDGRVYDIELALRLGASVDEVAAASGVDPWFVEQINGLVALRIELLDAPVLDEELLRKSKHSGLSDRQIAALRPELAGEVGVRALRQRLGIHPVYKTVDTCAAEFEAKTPYHYSSYELDPAAETEVAPQTEKPKVLILGSGPNRIGQGIEFDYSCVHAATTLSDAGFETVMINCNPETVSTDYDTADRLYFEPLTFEDVLEIYYAESASGAGGPGVVGAIVQLGGQTPLGLAERLEKAGVPIVGTSPKAIDLAEDRGAFGEVLNTAGLPAPRFGTATSFEQARRIAADIGYPVLVRPSYVLGGRGMEIVYDEDTLEGYITRATELSPEHPVLVDRFLEDAIEIDVDALCDGSDVYIGGIMEHIEEAGIHSGDSACALPPVTLGRSDIESVRKATEAIAHGIGVVGLLNVQYALKDDVLYVLEANPRASRTVPFVSKATAIPLAKACARIMLGATIAELRDEGVLAATGDGATTPRNAPVAVKEAVLPFHRFRKADGSNIDSLLGPEMKSTGEVMGIDNNFGSAFAKSQTAAYGSLPAQGTVFVSVANRDKRSLVFPVKRLADLGFRVLATGGTAEMLRRNGIPCDEVRKHFEPPGEGRPAVSAVDAIKAGDVDMVINTPYGNSGPRIDGYEIRSAAVAMNIPCVTTVQGASAAVQGIEAGIRDDIGVMSLQELHSALGPA; this is encoded by the coding sequence ATGCCGAGGCGAACCGATCTGAACCACGTCCTGGTCATCGGCTCCGGGCCGATTCTCATCGGGCAGGCCGCGGAATTCGACTACTCCGGCACACAGGCCTGCCGGGTGCTGCGCGCCGAGGGGCTCCAGGTAACCCTCATCAACTCCAACCCCGCGACGATCATGACCGATCCCGAATACGCCGACAACACCTACATCGAGCCGATCACCCCGGCGTTCGTCGAACGGGTCATCGCGCAGCAGGCCGAGCGAGGCAACAAGATCGACGCCCTGCTGGCAACGCTGGGCGGGCAGACCGCGCTCAACACCGCTGTGGCTCTCTACGACAACGGCGTGCTCGACCGGTACAACGTCGAGATGATCGGCGCCGACTTCGAGGCGATCCAACGTGGCGAGGACAGGCAGCGGTTCAAGGACATCGTGGCCAAGGTCGGAGGTGAATCCGCCCGCTCCCGTGTCTGTTTCACCATGGAGGAAGTCCGCGAGACCGTTGGTGAACTCGGCCTGCCGGTCGTGGTGCGGCCGTCCTTCACGATGGGCGGCCTCGGCTCGGGCATGGCGTACTCCGCCGAAGACGTCGACCGGATGGCCGGCGACGGCCTCGCCGCCTCGCCGAGTGCCAACGTGCTGATCGAGGAATCCATCTACGGGTGGAAGGAGTTCGAGCTCGAACTCATGCGTGACCATCACGACAACGTGGTGGTGGTCTGCTCGATCGAGAACTTCGACCCGATGGGCGTGCACACCGGCGACTCGGTCACCGTCGCGCCTGCGATGACCCTGACCGACCGCGAATATCAGCGGATGCGTGACCTCGGCATCGCGATCCTGCGCGAGGTCGGCGTCGACACCGGCGGCTGCAACATCCAGTTCGCGATCAACCCCGAAGACGGCAGGCTGATCGTCATCGAGATGAACCCGCGCGTATCGCGGTCCTCGGCGTTGGCCTCCAAGGCAACGGGCTTCCCGATCGCCAAGATTGCCGCGAAGCTGGCGATCGGCTACACGCTCGACGAGATCCTCAACGACATCACCAAGGAAACGCCCGCCTGCTTCGAGCCGACGCTCGACTACGTCGTCGTCAAAGCGCCGAGGTTCGCGTTCGAGAAGTTCCCCGGCGCCGATCCAACGCTGACCACCACGATGAAATCCGTCGGCGAGGCGATGTCGTTGGGCCGCAACTTCATCGAAGCGCTCGGCAAGGTGATGCGCTCGCTGGAGACCGGCCGCGCGGGCTTCTGGACCGGCGCCGATCCCGAGGGGAGCGTCGAAGAGGTGCTCGAGCGGCTGAAGACGCCGACCGACGGCAGGGTCTACGACATCGAGTTGGCGCTGCGACTGGGCGCGTCCGTCGACGAGGTCGCGGCGGCCTCCGGCGTGGACCCGTGGTTCGTCGAGCAGATCAACGGCCTGGTGGCGTTGCGCATCGAACTGCTCGACGCACCCGTGCTCGACGAAGAGCTGTTGAGGAAAAGCAAGCACAGCGGGCTGTCGGACCGGCAGATCGCCGCGCTGCGGCCCGAGCTTGCCGGCGAGGTCGGCGTGCGTGCGCTGCGCCAACGCCTCGGCATCCACCCCGTCTACAAGACCGTCGACACGTGCGCGGCCGAGTTCGAGGCGAAGACGCCGTACCACTACAGCAGCTATGAACTGGACCCCGCCGCCGAAACCGAGGTCGCGCCGCAGACCGAGAAACCCAAGGTGCTGATCCTGGGATCCGGCCCGAACCGCATCGGTCAGGGCATCGAGTTCGACTACAGCTGCGTGCACGCCGCGACCACGCTGTCGGACGCCGGATTCGAGACCGTGATGATCAACTGCAACCCCGAGACGGTATCCACCGACTACGACACCGCCGACCGGCTGTACTTCGAACCGCTGACCTTCGAAGACGTCCTCGAGATCTACTACGCCGAATCAGCCTCCGGCGCAGGCGGTCCCGGCGTCGTCGGCGCCATCGTGCAACTCGGTGGCCAGACCCCGCTCGGGCTGGCCGAGCGGTTGGAGAAGGCGGGCGTCCCGATCGTCGGCACCAGTCCGAAGGCCATCGATCTTGCAGAGGACCGCGGTGCGTTCGGCGAGGTGCTCAACACCGCCGGGCTGCCCGCCCCCCGGTTCGGCACCGCCACCAGCTTCGAGCAGGCTCGCCGCATCGCCGCCGACATCGGTTATCCCGTGCTGGTGCGACCGTCCTACGTGCTCGGCGGGCGCGGCATGGAGATCGTCTACGACGAGGACACCCTCGAGGGCTACATCACCCGCGCCACCGAACTCTCACCCGAGCACCCCGTCCTTGTCGACCGCTTCCTCGAGGACGCCATCGAGATCGACGTCGACGCCCTCTGCGACGGCTCCGACGTGTACATCGGCGGGATCATGGAGCACATCGAAGAGGCCGGCATCCACTCCGGCGACTCGGCGTGCGCACTGCCGCCGGTGACGTTGGGCCGCAGCGATATCGAGTCGGTTCGCAAGGCCACCGAGGCGATCGCCCACGGCATCGGCGTCGTCGGACTGCTCAACGTGCAATACGCCCTGAAGGACGACGTTCTCTATGTCCTCGAGGCCAATCCGCGCGCCAGCCGCACCGTGCCGTTCGTGTCCAAGGCGACCGCGATACCGCTGGCCAAAGCGTGCGCGCGGATCATGTTGGGCGCGACCATCGCCGAGCTTCGCGACGAAGGCGTGCTGGCGGCGACGGGGGACGGGGCGACGACGCCGCGCAACGCTCCGGTTGCGGTGAAGGAGGCCGTGCTCCCGTTCCACCGCTTCCGCAAGGCCGACGGCTCCAACATCGACTCGCTGCTCGGCCCGGAGATGAAGTCGACGGGCGAAGTCATGGGCATCGACAACAACTTCGGCAGCGCCTTCGCCAAGAGCCAGACCGCCGCATACGGGTCGCTTCCGGCGCAGGGCACGGTGTTCGTCTCGGTCGCCAACCGCGACAAGCGATCGCTGGTGTTCCCCGTGAAGCGGCTGGCCGACCTCGGGTTCCGGGTGCTTGCCACCGGGGGGACCGCAGAGATGCTGCGGCGCAACGGCATTCCATGCGACGAGGTGCGTAAGCATTTCGAACCGCCCGGTGAGGGCAGGCCCGCCGTGTCTGCGGTGGACGCCATCAAGGCAGGCGACGTCGACATGGTGATCAACACCCCCTACGGCAACTCCGGTCCGCGTATCGACGGCTATGAGATCCGGTCGGCGGCGGTAGCGATGAACATCCCGTGCGTGACGACGGTGCAGGGCGCGTCGGCGGCGGTGCAGGGCATCGAGGCCGGGATACGCGACGACATCGGCGTGATGTCGCTGCAAGAGCTGCACAGCGCGCTGGGGCCGGCTTGA
- the rpoZ gene encoding DNA-directed RNA polymerase subunit omega, giving the protein MSTPHADTPLAAVENIDSAHSGYDTPLGITNPPIDELLDRASSKYALVIYAAKRARQINDYYNQLGDGILEYVGPLVEPGLQEKPLSIAMREIHEDLLEHTEGGPEGGER; this is encoded by the coding sequence GTGAGCACCCCGCACGCCGACACGCCGTTGGCCGCCGTCGAGAATATCGACTCGGCCCACAGCGGCTACGACACACCGTTGGGCATCACCAACCCGCCCATCGATGAGCTGCTGGACCGCGCGTCGAGCAAGTACGCGCTGGTGATCTACGCCGCCAAGCGCGCACGCCAGATCAACGACTACTACAACCAGCTCGGCGACGGGATCCTGGAATACGTCGGCCCCCTGGTCGAACCGGGTCTGCAGGAGAAGCCGCTGTCCATCGCGATGCGCGAGATCCACGAAGACCTGCTCGAGCACACCGAGGGTGGCCCCGAAGGCGGCGAGCGCTAG
- the pyrF gene encoding orotidine-5'-phosphate decarboxylase, producing the protein MSASAFGRRLADAISERGPLCPGIDPHPELLTSWGLTTDADGLREFCDICVEVFADFAVVKPQVAFFEAYGAAGYAALEDVIAALRTAGVLVLADAKRGDIGSTMAAYAAAWSGESPLAADAVTASPYLGFGSLQPLLDLAAARGRGVFVLAATSNPEGASVQGALTGDRTVAQSIVDDAAALNAEGAELGSVGVVVGATLSSPPDVSALNGPVLVPGVGAQGGRPEKLRGFAGARPGQLLPAVSREILRAGPDATALREAAERLRDAVAYLA; encoded by the coding sequence ATTTCGGCTTCGGCGTTCGGTCGGCGACTCGCCGATGCGATATCGGAGCGCGGTCCGCTGTGCCCGGGCATCGATCCACACCCCGAGTTGCTGACATCGTGGGGCCTGACGACCGATGCCGACGGACTGCGCGAGTTCTGCGACATCTGCGTCGAGGTGTTCGCCGACTTCGCGGTGGTCAAACCGCAGGTGGCGTTCTTCGAGGCGTACGGCGCCGCGGGCTACGCGGCGCTCGAGGACGTCATCGCGGCGCTGCGCACCGCCGGTGTCCTGGTTCTCGCCGACGCCAAACGCGGCGACATCGGCTCCACGATGGCCGCTTACGCCGCCGCCTGGAGCGGCGAATCCCCGCTCGCCGCCGACGCCGTCACGGCCTCGCCCTACCTCGGATTCGGCTCGCTGCAACCGCTTTTGGACCTTGCGGCGGCGCGCGGCCGTGGCGTGTTCGTCCTCGCCGCCACCTCCAATCCCGAGGGCGCGAGCGTCCAGGGAGCACTCACCGGCGACCGGACGGTGGCGCAGTCGATCGTCGACGACGCCGCCGCCCTCAACGCCGAGGGGGCCGAACTCGGCTCGGTCGGAGTCGTCGTCGGCGCCACCCTGTCGTCGCCTCCCGACGTGAGCGCGCTGAACGGCCCCGTGCTGGTCCCCGGCGTCGGTGCGCAGGGGGGCCGACCGGAGAAGCTACGCGGCTTCGCAGGCGCACGGCCCGGTCAGCTGCTGCCCGCGGTGTCGCGGGAGATTCTGCGTGCAGGTCCCGACGCGACAGCGCTGCGCGAGGCGGCCGAGAGACTTCGAGATGCAGTGGCTTACCTGGCCTGA
- the carA gene encoding glutamine-hydrolyzing carbamoyl-phosphate synthase small subunit: MSKAVLVLDDGRIFTGTSFGAVGETLGEAVFSTGMSGYQETLTDPSYHRQIVIATAPQIGNTGWNHEDAESRGDKIWVAGYAVRDPSPRASNWRATGTLEDELVRQGVVGIAGIDTRAVVRHLRNFGSMKAGIFSGAALAEPDELLKRVRDQASMLGADLAGQVSTDGSYVVEPDAEPRFTVAAIDLGIKTNTPRNFARRGIRSHVLPSSATFDQVAELEPDGVFLSNGPGDPATADHIVGVTREVLGAGIPLFGICFGNQILGRALGRSTYKMVFGHRGINVPVIDHITRRVAVTAQNHGFALEGEAGERFDTPFGPAEVSHTCANDGVVEGIRLVDGRAFSVQYHPEAAAGPHDANYLFDQFVDLMSEGR; the protein is encoded by the coding sequence ATGAGCAAAGCCGTACTGGTGCTCGACGACGGACGGATCTTCACCGGCACGTCGTTCGGCGCCGTCGGAGAGACGCTGGGCGAAGCGGTGTTCTCCACCGGTATGTCGGGCTACCAGGAAACGCTCACCGACCCCAGCTATCACCGCCAGATCGTGATCGCCACCGCCCCGCAGATCGGCAACACCGGCTGGAACCACGAGGATGCCGAGAGCCGCGGTGACAAGATCTGGGTCGCCGGCTATGCCGTGCGCGACCCTTCGCCGCGGGCCTCCAACTGGCGGGCGACGGGAACCCTCGAAGACGAACTCGTCCGGCAGGGCGTCGTCGGAATCGCCGGTATCGACACCCGCGCCGTGGTGCGCCACCTACGCAACTTCGGTTCGATGAAGGCCGGAATCTTCTCCGGTGCCGCGCTCGCCGAACCCGACGAGCTGCTGAAACGGGTCAGGGACCAGGCCTCGATGCTGGGCGCCGATCTGGCAGGCCAGGTCAGCACCGACGGCAGCTACGTCGTCGAACCCGATGCGGAACCACGGTTCACCGTCGCCGCGATCGACCTCGGCATCAAGACCAACACGCCCCGAAACTTCGCGCGACGAGGCATCCGCAGCCACGTCCTGCCGTCGTCGGCGACCTTCGACCAGGTCGCCGAACTCGAGCCCGACGGCGTATTCCTGTCCAACGGGCCGGGTGACCCGGCCACCGCCGACCACATCGTCGGCGTCACCCGGGAGGTGCTCGGCGCCGGAATCCCGCTGTTCGGCATCTGCTTCGGCAACCAGATCCTCGGCCGCGCTCTCGGCCGATCGACGTACAAGATGGTGTTCGGCCACCGCGGCATCAACGTGCCCGTCATCGACCACATCACGAGGCGGGTCGCGGTCACCGCGCAGAACCACGGGTTCGCGTTGGAAGGCGAAGCAGGCGAGCGGTTCGACACCCCGTTCGGTCCGGCGGAGGTCAGTCACACCTGCGCCAACGACGGCGTGGTCGAAGGCATCAGACTCGTTGACGGGCGCGCCTTCTCGGTGCAATACCACCCGGAGGCGGCGGCCGGCCCACACGATGCCAACTACCTCTTCGACCAGTTCGTCGACCTGATGTCGGAGGGACGCTAG
- the mihF gene encoding integration host factor, actinobacterial type encodes MALPQLTDEQRAAALEKAAAARRARAELKDRLKRGGTNLKQVLKDAETDEVLGKMKVSALLEALPKVGKVKAQEIMTELEIAPTRRLRGLGDRQRKALLEKFDFS; translated from the coding sequence GTGGCCCTTCCCCAGTTGACCGACGAACAGCGCGCGGCAGCGTTGGAGAAGGCTGCTGCCGCACGTCGAGCACGTGCCGAACTCAAGGATCGGCTCAAGCGCGGCGGCACCAACCTCAAGCAGGTGCTGAAGGATGCCGAGACCGACGAGGTCTTGGGCAAGATGAAGGTTTCTGCGCTCCTGGAGGCGTTGCCCAAGGTCGGCAAGGTCAAGGCGCAGGAAATCATGACAGAGCTCGAGATCGCCCCCACCCGCCGTCTGCGCGGCCTGGGCGACCGTCAGCGGAAGGCGCTGCTGGAAAAGTTCGACTTCTCGTAA
- the metK gene encoding methionine adenosyltransferase: MSEGRLFTSESVTEGHPDKICDAISDSVLDALLADDPKSRVAVETLVTTGQVHVVGEVTTLAKEAFADITNTVRKRILDIGYDSSDKGFDGTTCGVNIGIGAQSPDIAQGVDTAHETRVEGAGDPLDLQGAGDQGLMFGYAIKDTPELMPLPIALAHRLSRRLTEVRKSGVLDYLRPDGKTQVTVQYEGTTPVRLDTVVLSTQHADGIDLEATLAPDIREKVVNTVLGDLAHDTMDTSDYRLLVNPTGKFVLGGPMGDAGLTGRKIIVDTYGGWARHGGGAFSGKDPSKVDRSAAYAMRWVAKNVVAAGLAERIEVQVAYAIGKAAPVGLFVETFGTETVDPDRIEKAITSVFDLRPGAIVRDLELLRPIYAQTAAYGHFGRTDVELPWEQLNKVDELKASV, encoded by the coding sequence GTGAGCGAAGGTCGGCTGTTCACCAGTGAGTCGGTGACGGAAGGACACCCCGACAAGATCTGCGACGCGATCAGCGACTCGGTGCTCGATGCGCTGCTGGCAGACGACCCGAAGTCGCGGGTCGCAGTCGAAACCCTGGTCACCACCGGGCAGGTGCACGTCGTCGGCGAGGTGACGACCTTGGCCAAGGAGGCGTTCGCCGACATCACCAACACGGTGCGCAAGCGCATCCTCGACATCGGCTACGACTCGTCGGACAAGGGCTTCGACGGCACCACGTGCGGCGTGAACATCGGTATCGGTGCGCAGTCGCCGGACATCGCGCAGGGCGTCGACACCGCCCACGAGACTCGCGTCGAGGGTGCGGGCGACCCGCTGGACCTGCAGGGCGCGGGCGACCAGGGGCTGATGTTCGGCTACGCGATCAAGGACACGCCCGAACTGATGCCGCTGCCGATCGCGCTGGCGCACCGGCTCTCGCGCAGGCTCACCGAGGTTCGCAAGAGCGGTGTGCTCGACTACCTGCGCCCCGACGGCAAGACCCAGGTCACGGTGCAGTACGAGGGCACCACTCCGGTGCGGCTGGACACGGTCGTGCTGTCCACCCAGCACGCGGACGGAATCGACCTCGAGGCGACGCTGGCCCCGGACATCCGCGAGAAGGTCGTCAACACCGTCCTCGGCGACCTCGCACACGACACCATGGACACTTCCGATTACCGGCTGCTGGTCAACCCGACCGGAAAATTCGTGCTCGGCGGCCCGATGGGCGACGCCGGTCTGACCGGCCGCAAGATCATCGTCGACACCTACGGCGGCTGGGCCCGCCACGGTGGCGGGGCGTTCTCGGGCAAGGATCCCTCGAAGGTGGACCGTTCGGCCGCGTACGCAATGCGCTGGGTGGCAAAGAACGTGGTCGCAGCCGGTCTGGCCGAGCGGATCGAGGTCCAGGTGGCCTACGCGATCGGCAAAGCCGCCCCCGTCGGCCTGTTCGTCGAGACGTTCGGCACCGAGACCGTGGATCCCGACCGCATCGAGAAGGCCATCACCTCGGTGTTCGACCTGCGGCCCGGCGCGATCGTCCGCGACCTCGAACTGCTGCGCCCGATCTACGCGCAGACGGCGGCCTACGGCCACTTCGGCCGCACCGACGTCGAGCTGCCGTGGGAGCAGCTGAACAAGGTCGACGAGCTGAAGGCTTCTGTCTGA